The nucleotide window TCTTTATCCTTATGGTTAAGGAAACCGAGCAGCACATTCTCCCATAAAAAAAGTAATCAAGGATATTAACAATTATAAAACAatcttttcatattttttttacatgtttaCAATGTGAAACTGTTTCTTGATGCTCAACACAAAGTACAGTCTGTCTTTTTGGAGTTTCTTTAGGTAGTGATTCGCAGGGTAATACTTATGGATCATTCTGAAAGAGACATCTTTGACCTTGTTTGCAAGTAGGTATTTGTGTGGTAATAACCAGACttttttttccaacagatattagtGACCAATGTATTCCAGTAAAATGTGACATAAGGAATGGATACAATATCCCTTTAAAATAAAGCACGTATAGATCTGTTCTGACGGAGCAAGGAGAAACAGTTTCCCTATTTGAGAATCAACTGAATTAAGCGGAGGAAGCTTAAGAAGGTGAGGTCTGGCTATACTTCTAAATAACATGAGAGTTCCAGATGGAATAGCATCAGACTCAACTGTCTAAGTGTTACAGGGATATTATAACGACGTAAAACAAAATCCTAATTGAGTAACAATGCTTCTGCATTAAAAGGTTTACTCACCAGGTGGATATGATTATTGAACCAGTTCtttaaaaaatactttttttcttctaTACAAAATATCCTTAGGTGATTGATTCTTGACTATGCGTAAAAGCGTGCCTTGACGTAGCTACGCTTGCGTATTTTGAAACGAGTGTTTACGCAAAAGTACTAGAGTGTCAAGATGGTGGTAAGTGAGGCCACATCATTCAGAGCATGCACGTTTTCAACAATATTTACATTACCATGAATTAAATGCGTGTTATATGTTTCATAGAAAATTGGGCTGCAGTTCAAAGCCACTTTGGAAAATGTCACAAATGTGCGACCAGAAGGTGAAGACTTCCGCTGGTTTCTAAAGGTAACTTAAGAATTTGCTAACCAGCTGATGCTAGCCATTTTACCATGAGCTATAACGTTATATTTATCATGACACACAATAAGCGAATTTGTCAAATGGTGAAAAGTTGTATCACTACATGAACAAGACATTTACAGCACGACAAGCTATGAAAGGTACTCCTGTGACGTTATTTTCAAAACATTGCTAGTTTTTAGTCGGTAAACAATACGCATGTGACGTGTAACGTTAGGCAGCTAACGGTAGGTAACAATACAAAAGCATTGCTGATGTAGTGTTGTGGATCCCAGTAACCCATAGAATTAGGATTAGAATAGAATGTGTATGCCATGACTACACACTGTATGCTTCCGTAGTTGACagactattccctataaagtacacaactttttttttttaccagaacatgtgccctgatcaaaagtagtgcactacatagggtctaggcctgtagtataaagtagtgcactacatagggtctagggctgtagtataaagtagtgcactacatagggaatagggtgccagggaatagggtgccatttgtgacaaaCATCGTAACATACATACTTTTGTCACAGTTAAAATGTGCCAATTGTGGTGAGATCCCAGAGAAATGGCAGTATATCAACCTTATGGTGAGTAAAGGTGATTTTTTTTTATCAATGTATCTTATTATTCAAAATCACATTTGATATGGTGACGGATATTCCACACTTTGCAGTGACTGACTGTTTCCCTAGGACAGTGTACCACTTaaaggaggaagagggagtgCCAGCATGGTGCAGAAGTGTAAACTCTGTGCCAGGGAGAATTCTATTGGTAAGCAAACAGAGAAGTATTACACATACGTTGTTTCATACATTCAGCCATTTCACTTTCCTTTGGGGATCTGAGATTACTGGATAGAGGTAAGCAACAGCTCCACCTTGTTTCTGCCATGAtgtttatatgtgtatgtgtgttcacaGATATCATGAGAGACACAATCACCCCGTACAACGTGAGTACAGTACTTATTGTGAAGCTTACCTCTCAATTGATCCTTGGCTTGACTGCAATTGAAGGTGGGAAATGTTTAGTAATAATACTGCCTATTTCATCCTTACCACTCTGTTGCTGCTGACACTTGAAGTGTTCTGCTACAGAACAGTACATCTTTAAAACACAAGAGTATTTATTTGTTTCAGCCACTCACACCTTCTTGTCTCTTCCtcgtggtggtggtgctgctgctgtgAAGGCTGAGGATAGTGAGAGGTTTAAGACCATGGTGCAGTTTGAGTGTCGAGGCCTGGAGCCGGTAGACTTCCAACCACAAGTGAGAACAGGGCACACTCCTGTACTGTATGTTGTCAAATCTCAGCTAAGGTTGTAGAAGCACAGGTTATATAGCATCAGGGGATTTGTTTTCTCCCTGACTATTCTGATAAACTATAACAATTGGATCCACTCTATCATTCAAAAACAGATTCCAAATGTTTAGCATAGACATTTCTGAAACCTTGACATTttctttatttagtgttgttttgtaACAGTTTAATGACAAATGTTCTTAAGAACTTGTAATACTGCTGAATGAACAATAAAGTCAACTAAAATATGTGTTTTACAATACTACAACACCTCAACCTTGTCCGCTGTCTCTAACATCACATTACTTTGACCTTGAAACACAACAGGCGGGCTTTGCTGCAGAGGGAGCTGAGTCGGGGACCAAGTTTCCTGAAATCACCCTACTGGAAAAAGTTAGTATTTTTGATCTATGGCCAGTAGGTCAACATAATAAATGTGAACATTGATTACAAGAATAGTTTCCAGTACCCAATACAATAGTTATTTTCAGTTCAAGAACAGCATTTTTAATACTTCTTCTCCATATCAGGACTGGACAGACTATGACGAGAAGGCCAGTGAGTCAGTGGGCATCTATGAGGTCACACACCAGTTCATCAAGTGTTGAGTTACGGTCAAGCGCTTTGTACGACCAGCTAGCCCAGGTGACGGGATGTAAACACACTGGCCAGATATCCACTCATCCACTGACTGAAATGGCTGTCGGTGTCAGACACATCCAATG belongs to Oncorhynchus gorbuscha isolate QuinsamMale2020 ecotype Even-year linkage group LG22, OgorEven_v1.0, whole genome shotgun sequence and includes:
- the czib gene encoding CXXC motif containing zinc binding protein isoform X2 encodes the protein MVKIGLQFKATLENVTNVRPEGEDFRWFLKLKCANCGEIPEKWQYINLMDSVPLKGGRGSASMVQKCKLCARENSIDIMRDTITPYNAEDSERFKTMVQFECRGLEPVDFQPQAGFAAEGAESGTKFPEITLLEKDWTDYDEKASESVGIYEVTHQFIKC
- the czib gene encoding CXXC motif containing zinc binding protein isoform X3; protein product: MVQKCKLCARENSIDIMRDTITPYNVSTVLIVKLTSQLILGLTAIEATHTFLSLPRGGGAAAVKAEDSERFKTMVQFECRGLEPVDFQPQAGFAAEGAESGTKFPEITLLEKDWTDYDEKASESVGIYEVTHQFIKC
- the czib gene encoding CXXC motif containing zinc binding protein isoform X1 codes for the protein MVKIGLQFKATLENVTNVRPEGEDFRWFLKLKCANCGEIPEKWQYINLMDSVPLKGGRGSASMVQKCKLCARENSIDIMRDTITPYNVSTVLIVKLTSQLILGLTAIEATHTFLSLPRGGGAAAVKAEDSERFKTMVQFECRGLEPVDFQPQAGFAAEGAESGTKFPEITLLEKDWTDYDEKASESVGIYEVTHQFIKC